A segment of the Triticum urartu cultivar G1812 chromosome 1, Tu2.1, whole genome shotgun sequence genome:
CCACCTCGACGGTGAGCGCCGCCACGAatcccaccatggccagccgGCCGTTGATGCGCTCCGGCGCTGGGCCGCTGAAGGCGAGCGCGTCCCACACGGAGGGGTTAGCCTTCTTGGTCATGGGCTTGGGTGCAGTCGGGATCGGCGTCGGGGTCGCGCTCGTGctcgaagaggaggaggaggtcgatGCGCTCGTTGTCTCCTTGGTTGAATCCATGCCAGGCTGCACATACACAAACAATTTTACATTGAGATCGAGTCTTGAAGTAACACTAGCCAGCCAGCATCCGAAACAGTTGAGCGCGAGACGTGAAAGCTCACCTCGGTCTGGGCCCTGACGACGAGGGCGCGCCGGCGCGGGGCCACCACTGGAGAACGGGCGGCGGACCGGCCAACAACGGCGAAGGAGCTCAAAGCCACCATGGTCGCCATTACTCAAGGCAGAGAAAAGCTAGCGCAGGAAGAGAACTAGAGAAGGTGCTGCTGGCTAGATCGATGGTGACGACACTTGGCTGATGTTGTGTTGCTGTGCCTATTGTGAGCGAGCGGGCGCGCATTTTATAGCGGCCGTGAGGAGGTCGCCGGTGGACGCGGCCGTGGCCACGTGAACGAGGTGATAGAGCTGTACGTGGacggagggaggcggccggctcACGTCGACGTGGACACCGAAGGCGCCCCATAGCCCGCTCTCGCCAGAAAGTGGAACGAGACCAGAGAGCCCAGCATGTAGCAGGAGTGTACCAGCACCATGTACTGACAAAAATGTTCCTTTTAACCTATGCATGACAAAACATGACCCTGTTCTTTTGGCAAAGGGAAACGTTGGCTTCCGGTCGACCGGCTAACGATTTGGGCCGGTCCAGTGCGCGACGTTCGATCGCCCCCGATCCAGCCAACTCCACGCAAGCCACGTGTCCTTTGATGCCCCCGCAGCCGCCCTCCCGCTCCTACCCCTTATCCTTTCCCGTGGACTCCCAGCCACATCTTCTTTCTTCcctctccttcttcaacctcCCGCCTGCCCCATCAAGCTGACCCGTTGCTCCTCTTCCCTTTTTCTACAGCAGCCACAGATGCAGGCCCGTACGGCGCACCTGTGCAGAGTGTTCGACTGCACAGGGCCCCCAAATTGACAGGGCCCCAAATTTTCTAGAGCATTGATGACTAGTTTAGGTGTGGGTAATCAACACATCAGCAAATACACGTTGGAACCTGGAACGAAATAACTCCAAGGCGGAGGCCCAGTCTCACGCACGTCTCCTCCTCTTCTCTCTCCGTTCTCTTTCACTTCTAGCTCAAATCCCTTTCTCTCCCCATGGTCCAATCACACCACCAAAGGTCTCGATTCTATTCCATTCCAGTGGACCAATTCCTTCGTATTTCCCCCAAAACTAATCTCTGTATTCAATGAGTTGGTATTGTTCTACCCTCTGTCCATCTATTTATCCGGTTTCTCATTTCTCTCATCTTCTCACACATCTTCGCTGCTTCTTTCAGTCCCATTGTTGCTTGCTGCTGGTCCTGCGACCTGGGTGCATTGATCGGAGTTGGAGGTATGCCACAAGCGCTAGGTTGCCGATTAACCAAGACGAGGAACCGGAAGACCCTAGCCATGTTGCCACCAAATGGTGTTCCTTCCAAATAAATCAAAGGTTGTTTCATCAAATTTCGTTTCTATATtaagttttaatgcatgatatttGCATCCTATTTTTTTATTTCTGAAAGTATTCTAGTTCTATAATTACGAATCTTGAGTCAATTTATGAAAAACCTAAGAAAAAAAAACGAAATTCGACCTTGAAAATGTGCTCTTGATAAGTttttaccaaaaggatcaaagttTCTTGTGAAAATCAGAGTGCAGATACAAGCTTTATTTGTCTTTTTTTTAGACAAACAAGCTTTATTTTTCTGATTGCCATTTGTTATGTTGAGGGCCTAATTTTTGATTTCGCACCGGGCCTCCATTTTCTCGGGTATGGCCCTGCACAGATGGTGGTGCTTCCTTCCTTTTTTTCTATCCTGCGAAACCACCATGAGCGGTGCTACTAAAGGCATCCTGTGCTACTCATTTTTCTCTGGAGGAGCCACCGCAAGGGTGGTTGGTCCCTGCACACGCGCGCCACCGCGACTGCCCAAACACCAGTGCTGCGCGCGGCGACGACGTGCACTACGAGTTTCTCCGCGCGTGGGCTGCTGCATGGTCTGAGCAGCACCACACCCCTGCTACAACTGTTGTCGCGTGTTGCTACCACGGGCGTCGGATTTTGCTACAACCGCCATCGTGTTTTGCTACAACTCAAAAAAACTGTTGTCGCCCTCTTCTTTGCTACAACCAGCGCCCCCGTTCTACAACCGGCTTCAATTTTTGCTACAATCGACGCTGCGGTTCGCTACAACGAGCGTCGTGTTTTGCTACAATGCAGAAACTGGCATCATGTTTCTTGCTACAATCGGTCACTGCCTTGCTACAACCGGCTTCATTTTTTGCTACAACGGGTGTCGTGGTTTGGTGCAATCGGCACCTCGATTTGCTACAAACGGCGTCTTTTCTGCAAATCGTCGGTGTGTTTTTGCTACAATCACTTCTCAGCCAGCTACAACCAGTGTCGAGTTATGCTACAACCGACTAAATCGGCGGCGTGGTTTGCTACACACCGTGCTATAACGGAGGCGGCTAGGGGCTGCGACGATGACGACCAAACGATGCCAGGGACGACGGCGCCGTGCTGCAACAGATGCGGCCAGGGCTGTGATGACGATGACCTCGCGCCAATCATCACCATGAATGGTTGTAGCAATTTTCCAGCACCGGTTGTAGCAAAAGCAGACGTCGGTTCCAGCAAAATCGTCGTCGCCACCATCACGGATCATTGCATTGTCATGAATGGTTGTAGCAAATGTCATCACCTGTGGTAGCAAAAGTCAACGACGGCTACAACAAGCCTTCGTCAATGCCGTAGTAGATTGTTGCATCGCCATGAATGATTGTAGCAACTGTCTTGCTGGTCGTAGCAAAAGCCGATGACGGTTGCAACAAATGGTTGTCGTTGTTGTTGCCAATGCAGCATCCCCATGAATGTTTTAGCAATTGTTGTCGTCGGTCGTAGGAAAAGCCATAAACGGTTGCAGCACCGAGGCTCGCCAATTGTAGCTTCGACCGTGGGCTGATGAAGGAGCAAGGGATGGGTGGGCACGGCCATGATGACCGGCGTGCTCGCATGGCTGGTTTGGGGTGCTGGTTGTGGGGATAGTCGGATAGAGAAGAAAAGTTTGACGAGCGAGAGAGCGGAGAGAAGCTGGTGCTAGCTCCTCGGGCGCACAAGGCGCCCCTGCGTTGGTCTTTTTTTCGATGCACATGTACAAGATACGAAGTGGAAACATGAGTCTTTTTTTTCGATACACATGTACAAAGATGCAAAGAGAAGAATGAGCAAGCACGTCAAGTCTTTTTTAATACACACGTACGAACATGCAAAGAGAACGAGCAACTATAGATAATATTTTTTCCGATGCACTAGTACGATAAGAGCAGCGAGTCTTCCTTTTCTTTTATATATACGCACGTGCAAAACATCGGAAGACAAACAACCGAACGGAGTAGTGGCAGGCGCGCTAGGCGACCGGCCGAAAATTCAGCCGGTGCGCCGGCGCCTAGCGTTGGCCTTTGGCAAATGTGCCTGTAGCTTCTCTCTGTTAAAAAGTGCCCTAGCGCTGCTGGATATCGTACTTTGCTAGTTCTAGTTTCTGGCTTTGTGTTGCTATAGATTTGTGATGCTTTACTGCGGCAGCGTGCCTGCTGTCCCTCCTGAGCTCTCGTGATGTAATATACACTGGATCTGTTGTTTTGTTTTTTTATGAAATGGAGCAGGGGCGCAGCCCTTTCATTCTATTTTTTTTTACATAAAAGATATTCGAGCCTGTGATGTCCGTGCCAAATTTCAGCGTATTTGGACGTCTGAGAAGCTCgtggcaaaaaaaacaaaatcgcTCTGAATAATAAATTTTCTCACAGACCCCTTCTTTTTTTTACTGTGAGCTAGCCGAATGTCCAAACACGGTGAAATTTGACACGAACATCACACTTAAACATCTTTAACCACaaaaaaaatcagattttttATTTTGATTTTTACCATTTTTAATGAATTTACTGTTATGCAAcgttttttattttttattttttatgccAAAACGCCGCTTCCGACGCTAAGTGTTTTTGTGGCATCTCTAGTCCACCCTCCAAAAGTTAAATATGAGGGAAAACATTTTGACTGGGGAATTATCACCTAACTAGCCCATTTCTCATTTCATTTAGTTCTTCAAATTTAGCTTTCCCCCAAAAAAGTCAACACTAAGCCAGTATGGTCTAGGGTGGGCAAGTCTCATTAAGAATGGGGAAGCTATAGAGCTCCCATGGCCACTGTTGTCACCGCGCACTATGCTGCCTGCCAGTCCGATCCCACTTCGCCACTCATAGTGCCCCTTCcctctgaaagtgcgttatatcgactagagggggtgaata
Coding sequences within it:
- the LOC125536758 gene encoding high molecular mass early light-inducible protein HV58, chloroplastic-like, which produces MATMVALSSFAVVGRSAARSPVVAPRRRALVVRAQTEPGMDSTKETTSASTSSSSSSTSATPTPIPTAPKPMTKKANPSVWDALAFSGPAPERINGRLAMVGFVAALTVEVARGGGLLDQAGSGAGLGWFLVTAGVFSVASLVPLLQGQSVESKSSGFWSADAELWNGRFAMLGLVALAATEFITGAPFVNI